The DNA sequence GGGAGAAGTATCTTGCTTGGGCTGAATATTGGTATAATACTACGTACCATCGCTCTATTAAAATGTCCCCATTTGAGGCGGTGTATGGGTGGAGTCCACCTGTTGTTATTCCTTATGAGCTGGGCTCGTTAATGGTCCAAGAAGTAGATGTTGCCCTGCGAGCTCGTGATGAAATACTCCGAGAGCTCAAGGTTAATCTGTAGTTAGAACGGCATCAACAAAAGTCTCAAGCAGATAAGCATCGTCGAGATGAGGAGTATGAGGAGGGTGATATGGTACATCTCGTTCCTCGTTCCTTGTTCTTGATGTTTCAAATGATTACGTTCGACTAGTTCGATCCCAACAAAGTCTCTTTAAAAATTGAGAGCCATAAGTTTAATGGAATGAAGTTCTCTTGATCGAACCTCTAACATAGGATGCATATCCCGTATAGAATCATTTCATGTCATGCACCTTATGtatgtttttaatattgattgaATCAATATTATCTTTCAAGAAGGGCGTGTTCGCGGAGTTTGATTTATGAGGTCGAGCTTGTGTAGAGTTTTACTTGGAAGCtttgaggtgggctttatatCCAACACATTAAGTGTGGATAAAATTTATCAAGTATATatgaatgattttttaatttagtcatTTAGGATTAGTTCTCATCTGtcttaatttgttttgatttgcaGGAAGGAAATGGAGGAGTATGTAAAGTACATGATTGAGGTGAGGGAACTAATGGCAGAGTTGTTCTCAGAAGCCTTAGGCCTTCCCACTGATTACTTGTCCAAAATGGAGTGCATGATAAGTCAGTCTATATCATGTTTGTATTATCCAGCTTGTCTTGAGCCTCACAAGACCTTAGGAGCCCCCTAGCATTCCGACACCAATTTCCTCACCTTGCTCATTCGGGACACCCTCGGCGGCCTTCAGATGCTTCGCGACAACCAATGGGTTGATGTACCGCCCGTCCCTGGGCCCTCATCGCCAACTTCGGTGATCCCATGCAGGTCATCACACCCTCACTTAATTACACaacaattatacattaaaaaacaaaaaataattgagaCTCAATTATTagcattataaattttttaaaaataatcttaatttATGACGCAAAAGAAAACGTCTTTAAGCTGACAACAAACTATCTTAACGTTTTGCTTTTTAGAACGCTTCTAATTGTTTCCCCTAATTGGACTGAATCGATAAGGACACTTTATGAAGCGTTGGTGGTATAAATGGACACACACATTAACGTCATTAATAGCATTAGAAGTGTCCTTATCCATTCTTTTTGTTGTAGtgtactatattaattttttgttattttcattttgtttattgattATAATTGTCATTTGCAGATTCTTAGCAACGAGAAGTTCATAAGCGTGGAGCACAGAGTGCTGTCGCAGTTGGAGGGGCTGAAGAATCCGAGCATCCGAGCAGCAGGGAAGCCGTTTGGTCCGATCAAAGAGCTGGTCGCCAAAGAGAAGCCTGCGGTGTATAGAGACTTCATGTTTAAAGAGTACTTCCAATACTATAAAGTCAAAGGAGCTCGTGTTGAATCTGCCTTCGATTATTACATGATTAATAAATGATTTAGCTTAATAGTCTGGCGCGTTTGTTGTTGTCAATGACCTTTCAAGCTTTATGATTCACAATAGTTTGCACAAAATTGAAACCTTTCGTAACGCATAAGTATGTTCAAAATCAGAGAGCTCCGTGGAGATTGATGATGAAGGAATTAAGGAGATGTGGGTTGTTTTGATCAAGTGTTGTTTTAAATGCTTGGGCCACTTCTCTTCTTTTAAGTTTTTGGGCCTCTTTAATTAAACAACTGGGTTTGGGTTTGAATTAGGCTAACTCTTTGGATCTTTAAGGATACTGAGTTGTACTCTAAAACCATAAAAATTAGATCAAACTagtattatcattttttgctaaatggagtaaaaaataaaggCATGCCCCTCATTCAGTAGACcaaatgcaataaaatatgaagaaaaatatagagaataaagtagtatAGATCATCCCACCTCTCTCACTTGTCCTTATAAAATCAACTCatcatatcatatcattcACAACTTctactatatattaaaaaaaaatttaaatacaaatcaTATTAAGTACTCCGTAGCATTTTAGTTGTTGATGAATATGACAGGAACAGGTTCCCCTTGTGGCGCCTGCAAATTCCTGAGGCGAAAATGTGTGAGAGGTTGCGTTTTCGCCCCCTATTTTTGCCACGAGCAAGGCGCCGCTCACTTCGCAGCCATTCACAAGGTCTTTGGAGCTAGCAACGTGTCAAAGCTCCTCGCCCACCTCCCCGTCTCCCACCGCTGTGAGGCCGCTATCACCATCGCCTACGAAGCTCAGGCCAGGCTTCAAGATCCCATCTACGGCTGCGTTTCCCACATCTTCGCCCTTCAACATCAGGTTTTAACTTCTTTTTCCATAAATCGGTTTGAATAATCTTTGAATTTAGTTAATTGTCTCATGCTATCTTgcgtattttaaaaatagcaaatcTTTCCATTGTCGTCTCTTAAAAACAGAaactttcaaactttctatttttggaaatctTTAATCCCATGTACATCAATTTACACCACTACAATAAAGTGGACCCCACAATTCACTaacattgatttaattactttttctcttcctctcttttactttacctattatgcattaaaatttgtgtcgcTTCAaaggtttctatttttaaaatttatttttatgttggaAGGTTGTGAATCTACAAGCACAACTGGCTTCTCTTAAGGAACAAGCAGCCCATTCCATCATAACTGCACCAAACCATAATGGGAAATTCTACTCTGATTTATCTCAGAATCAGGGGTTTTTAGGAGGTGAGAACTCTGGTTTTGTGGAAGAGAACAACCGCTCGTTTGAGAGCTTCGATTCGGGCTAGATGCAGTCGGAGGAGAGGCAATGGTCGTTTCAAGATGATCTCCACTCAGTTGCATTCAGATATATTCACCATTAATTTCTACTATACTTTTTGTATGCAAACTCTGATGATGAACACATATTTCTGAAACCCTAGCTAGAAATGCTTGTCACCGTGTAACTTTggataaatatacatatataagaaataataattggtagcttactttattttcctaatTAGCTATTGAAACCTACATGCATCTAACACATAATCAGGGCATTGTTATACTTTCCCCTTTTGACATTAAACCTAAATAGGTAGCTTCTGTTTTAGAGatattcttaatttcttaggTTGTAACTGTAACTAACTCTTGGGATCGGTCATGAGTTTTAACCTTCCAATtaataacaaatactccctccgtctatgactaaaatgtctcatatttgacaTGCACGggttttatgaaattatttcacTTGATGTAgtaaagtgggtagaaaagatagtgaaatgtgtgtcctacttttatatattggttttataataaaatcgGAGTGAAATGAgtcagtggaatgtgaggGTCCActtaataaaagtgaaatgagacatttatcgGCGGCCGAACGAAATAGAACAAATGAGGcatttaatggcggacggataAAATAGTTACTGAAATCTTAAAAATAGTTGATTAGTTTTGCATTCTTTTGATAACAGAActtgttaattttatactaataagaAGGGA is a window from the Salvia hispanica cultivar TCC Black 2014 chromosome 1, UniMelb_Shisp_WGS_1.0, whole genome shotgun sequence genome containing:
- the LOC125207810 gene encoding 1-aminocyclopropane-1-carboxylate oxidase homolog 12-like, which translates into the protein MQILSNEKFISVEHRVLSQLEGLKNPSIRAAGKPFGPIKELVAKEKPAVYRDFMFKEYFQYYKVKGARVESAFDYYMINK
- the LOC125207725 gene encoding LOB domain-containing protein 29-like, which codes for MNMTGTGSPCGACKFLRRKCVRGCVFAPYFCHEQGAAHFAAIHKVFGASNVSKLLAHLPVSHRCEAAITIAYEAQARLQDPIYGCVSHIFALQHQVVNLQAQLASLKEQAAHSIITAPNHNGKFYSDLSQNQGFLGGENSGFVEENNRSFESFDSG